Proteins from a genomic interval of Procambarus clarkii isolate CNS0578487 chromosome 45, FALCON_Pclarkii_2.0, whole genome shotgun sequence:
- the LOC138350413 gene encoding uro-adherence factor A-like, giving the protein MLQSHQVLKIHQVLQSQLGVTESPSVTDSPSVTESPSVTESPSVTESPSITESPSVTELTTDSFSASVTDSPRVTESPSVTESPSVTESTTNSFSPSVTESPSITESPSFNESPSVTESPSVTESPSVTESPSVTESTTDSFSGSDTESPSVTDSSTDSFSQSVTELSGLTDSTTDSFSGSDTESPSVTESPSVTESPSVTESTTDSFSPSVTKSPSVTESPSVTESPSVTESTTDSFSPSVTESPSVTESSTDSFSASLTESQSVTESPILTESPSLTESTSLTESPSVTESTTDSFSPISQSNQSSQHHQALQSPNTTD; this is encoded by the exons ATGTTACAGAGTCACCAAGTGTTAAAGATTCACCAAGTGTTACAAAGTCAATTAGG TGTTACAGAGTCACCAAGTGTTACAGACTCACCAAGTGTTACAGAGTCACCAAGTGTTACAGAATCACCAAGTGTTACAGAGTCACCAAGTATTACAGAGTCACCAAGTGTAACAGAGTTAACAACTGATTCATTCTCAGCAAGTGTTACAGACTCACCTCGTGTTACAGAGTCACCAAGTGTTACAGAGTCACCAAGTGTTACAGAGTCAACAACTAATTCATTCTCACCAAGTGTTACAGAGTCACCAAGTATTACAGAGTCACCAAGTTTTAATGAGTCACCAAGTGTAACAGAGTCACCAAGTGTTACAGAGTCACCAAGTGTTACAGAGTCACCAAGTGTTACCGAGTCAACAACTGATTCATTCTCAGGAAGTGATACAGAGTCACCAAGTGTTACAGATTCATCAACTGATTCATTCTCACAAAGTGTTACAGAGTTATCAGGTCTTACAGATTCAACAACTGATTCATTCTCGGGAAGTGATACAGAGTCACCAAGTGTTACAGAATCACCAAGTGTTACAGAGTCACCAAGTGTTACGGAGTCAACAACCGATTCATTCTCACCAAGTGTTACAAAGTCCCCAAGTGTTACAGAATCACCAAGTGTTACAGAGTCACCAAGTGTTACGGAGTCAACAACCGATTCATTCTCACCAAGTGTTACAGAATCACCAAGTGTTACAGAGTCATCAACTGATTCATTCTCAGCAAGTCTCACAGAGTCACAAAGTGTTACAGAGTCACCAATTCTTACAGAGTCACCAAGTCTTACAGAGTCAACAAGTCTTACAGAGTCACCAAGTGTTACAGAGTCAACAACGGATTCATTCTCACCAATATCACAGAGTAACCAATCGTCACAGCATCACCAAGCGTTACAGTCACCAAATaccactgactga